A section of the Salvelinus sp. IW2-2015 linkage group LG7, ASM291031v2, whole genome shotgun sequence genome encodes:
- the fkbp1ab gene encoding peptidyl-prolyl cis-trans isomerase FKBP1A yields the protein MGVEIETITPGDGRTFPKKGQTCVVHYVGSLTDGRKFDSSRDSDKPFRFKIGKQEVIRGWEEGVVQMSVGQRARLTCSPDFAYGAKGHPGIIPPNATLLFDVELLSLE from the exons ATGGGAGTCGAAATTGAGACAATAACCCCTGGCGATG GAAGAACTTTCCCTAAAAAAGGACAGACGTGTGTTGTGCATTATGTTG GCTCCCTGACYGATGGACGCAAGTTTGACTCCTCCCGTGACAGTGACAAGCCCTTTAGGTTTAAAATAGGAAAACAGGAAGTGATCCGTGGCTGGGAAGAGGGAGTCGTGCAG ATGAGTGTCGGTCAGAGGGCCAGGCTGACCTGCTCGCCTGACTTTGCTTACGGGGCGAAGGGCCACCCGGGGATCATCCCACCCAACGCCACCCTRCTCTTTGATGTTGAGCTACTAAGCCTTGAATGA